In Dehalococcoidia bacterium, the genomic window GAGACCGGAGCGACGTAGACCTCCGCGTCTGTGACGTAGACAACCTGTGTGCCGTCGGGGGAAAGCTGCGGGTCCAAAGTTGGTCCAGACTCGGCAGATACGACTCGCCGAGCAGGAGCCTCAGGGCCATCTTTCACATATATGCCGGACTGTGCCGGGATAAGGATGACGCCGCCACTATCGGCCCACGAATACCTGACGATCCCCTGCCCTAACTGTCGCTGGCGTTGCCTCAGAAGCTGCTCCTCGATAGACAGGTCATCTGACTCGGGCTCGGCGGCTGCCTGGATGACTTTGGACTCGCCCGTCCGGGTGTCGAGTCCGTAGAGCTTCCTGACAGGACTTCCATCTTCGCCGTACAGGTATGTCAGCAGACTATCGTCCGGGCTGAACGAGAATGATACTGGTGCGGACATCCCCGGCGGGGGGAACTTGGCGATCTCTTCTACGGGGATTCTGGGGGGGTGGTCTTGTGGCATGTGTGGTGACCTGATTCTTATGACTTCAGGACGATGTCACAGGGAAGGTTACCTTGGACACACGTTCTGGATTCCCGCTTTCGCGGGAATGACGGGTTTGGACGTTGTGGGACGACCGCTTCACAGTCTGCTCATCACGGTTATCGTTATTCAATCTCTTCCCAGTCGAGGACTCGCTTTTCTCGCATCTTGAGGATCTGAGCGTCGGTGAATCCGAGTTCCCGGAGGATTGGGAAGGTGTGTTGACCGCGCGTAATGCCGCCTCCGGCGACGCACGGTGTCTTCGAGAACTCGAGGATCGGTGCGTAGCGCCAGAATTCGCCGTACTTCAGGTGGCTAACGTCGACCGTGAGACCTGTCTGTGCGACGTGTTCGTCTTCGGCGAAGAAGTGGTACATGCCGCGGTCTTCTGTCTGGACGCAGCCTATGTCGGCGGATGTCAGCAGCTTTTCCCACTCCAGCGCGGGGCGGTCGGCGAAAATGGTGGCTAGCTCGGACGCCAGGGCATCATCGTTGTCGTTTCGCGCGTCCGGCGTGATGAATCGTGGCTCTTCGAGAAGGTCCGGGCGGCCCAGGGCGCTACAGAGGCGGGGCCACTCGTCCTCGAAGGGACACGCCAGGAACACCCAGCCATCAGGGGTCTGGTATAGCCTGAACAGGGCGTTGGTACCGTAGCCGTCGGCGTCGATGACCGGCCTTTGAGGCCGGCCCTCGTAGTCGAAGAAGTCGTCAGCGTTGACGTAGGCGTTGGAGCCGATCATCGTGGTCTCGACGTACTGCTTATCGCCGTGTCGCTGGCGGCCGTAGAGTGCCATGGTTATCGCGGTGGCGGTGACCATCGCGGTGTTGGGGTCAGGGTTGACCTCGTTGGCGCGACCCAACTGGCGCGAGACGGAACGAAGCTCGTCCATTGTCATATCTGCGTTCTCGGCAGGGAGCGCGCCGTCGCTGATCTGGGCCATGACGCCACCACCAACTGCGCCCCCTATGGGATGCATTGCGGGGCGGTGGCTGTGCGGGCCGGAGGAGCCGTACCCACCGAGATAGGCGTAGACGGCGTCCGGTCTGAGCGCCCTGACCTGCTCAATACCGATGCCGACTCTCTCGGGGGCGCCGGGGCGCATGTTGTGCAGCACGACGTCCACGTTGGGTAGCAGACGGGTGAGTATGTCCTGTCCCTCGGCTGTCTTGAGGTCGATGGACAAGCCCTCAGTGCCGGCCATGGTCCGGTTAGAGGCGAGGCCGTTGTAGTGGCCACGCATCCAGTCGCCGGTCAGGGTCTCAATACGGATAACGCGCGCGCCCATTTCGGCGAGCAGCGATCCCGCGAGCGGGCCGGCGATGACTGTGGACATGTCCAGGACGGTGACGCCTTCGAGGGGGTGGGCTGGCGCATCAGCAGGTGTGTTTGTAGGGGCAGGTTTGAAACCTGCCCCTACCGCCGAAGGTGTAGAAGACAGCCTGGAAAGCACGTCGTCGGTGTGCTCGCCGACTTGGGGGGCCGGGCCCTGTATTTGCGGTTGGGATGCTTCCATGTGGAACAGCGGGCCAAGCTGGCGCATCTGTCCAACGGTCGGGTCGTTCACCTTCTTGACAGCACCGTTATGGACGAGCTGCGGGTGATCTAGCGCCTCGATGGAGGTCATGAACGGTTCGGCGGCGACGTCACCCTCGACGTTGATGAACAGGTCCATCCACTCTTCGAGGGTCTTCTCCTGCATCTTGTCGAGAATGAACTCGCGCATCTCCTCGCGTGGGTCGTCGTCGAGGAAGGGAGCCGAGGCGTAGCGGGGGTCTTCCAGCAGATGGCCCAGTCCGATCGCGTGAATCTCGGCGATGAAGAGTCTCTCCATCAGGTTGGCAAGCTGCAGCCAGCGCCCATCCTTCGAGCGCACAGCAAGGTACTGAATCGGCGCAGGCCTGGATGCGATAACCGTGGGATCGTCCGGGAAGTTTTCGGGGAAGTTGATCATCATCTGCCAGACTAAGAACTGGCTGAGGTCATAGTAGGTGATGGAGCGCAGCAGGCTGGTCTGGACGTGTTGGCCGACACCGGTGCGATCACGAATCATCAGCGCGGCCACTGCCCCGCGGACTGCGGCCATGGCCGCGCCGTGGCTGGCGACCTGCACTGCACCGTAGTTGGGCCCCTCGCGTCCGTTCTGTCCGGCGAAGGACATATAGCGGCCGGACTTAGCGCTGACGAGGGCCTCGTATGGTCGATAATGGGCATAGGGACCGGAGTCGCCGAATGCGGTGATCGACGTGTAGACGAGTCCGGGGTTGTCCGCCTTCAGGGTCTCGTAATCAACTCCCAGGGCGGCCGCATCGCCAGGTACGAAGCTCTCGACGACGGCATCGGCGGAGCGCGCGAGCGCCCGGGCTTGTCTGCGGCCCTCGGCTGTCTCAAGGTCGAGGACCACGCTCTTCTTGCCGCGATTCCACAAGAGAGATGCGGGATGTGAACGGTAGGGATCTCCGCCGGGCGGCTCGACCTTGATGACCTCGGCTCCGAAGTCCGACATCACCATGGTCGCGACGGAACCCGCCATACCCTGGCTGAAGTCCAGCACGGTGATTCCGTCAAATAACTGTGTCATGTGACCTCGTCCATTTGGAATTGTGAATTTAGAATGTCGAATGGTGAACAGGGCCGTAACGGCTCACTTTCTCACAATTCACTATTCTGAATTCACGATTCGAAAACTCTCAGGAGCCCTCCTGCGGGCTGACGCTGACGTGTCCGTCGCCGTTGCGGTGAAGCTCGAGGGCGATCTCGCGTCCAGGGTTAGGCCTTCCCTCAGTTTCCCCCAGTGGGAACACGCTGGCTTTGAGCTGATGCTGGGTCAACTCCAGCAGGCCGACGGTTCCCAGTCGCAGTTCCTTGTGGTGTGGGAACGTGATCGAGCCGCTGTTGATGAGTGTAACACCGTCGCGGTGTTCGAGACGCTCTTCGTGGGTGTGGCCTGCGATCATTATGTCGACCGGGCTTGGGAAGTACTGGCTGAGCACGGACATCGGTCGGAACTGGCCTTCCAGGCTATGTGTCATGCCGATTCGCCAGCCCTCTACGTCAAACACCTGCACGTCCTCGCAGCGCGAGTCCGGGATGGGATCGTTGTTGCCGGTGGAGCAAAGTACGGGGGCGAACTGTTCAAGCCAATCGAGTACGTAGGGAGCAGTGAGGTCGCCACCGTGCAGGATCAGGTCGACGCTGCTGAAGAACTCCGCCGGCTCGGGGCCGAGCTCTTCGAGTTGCCGTATCAGGTTGGGTAGGTGGGTGTCGGTGAGGAGTCCAATAATCATGCGCCGAAATATACTAAGTGGGAGGTTGGGCGGTCAATGTTGGGGACAGCGTTCTAATATCCGCTCGAAGTAGCGGGTGCGCTCCCAGTCGGTTACGGTGTTGCGATAAGCGCCCGCCTCGGTGGTGAAGAAGTGGGCGTAGTGAGCGACCACGTCTTCTCCGAATGCTGTGCGGGCGAGAGCGCTGTTACGGAAGCGATCGACCGCCTCTTCGAGGCTTCTGGGCAGCATCTGCTCTTCGGAGGCTGCGTAGACGTCTCCGATGTAAGCGGGTGGAGGTTCGATCTGGTGCTCGATGCCTGCGAGTCCCGACGCGATCACAGCGGAGTACGCCAGGTACGGGTTAACGTCGGCGCCTGGGATGCGGCACTCGATGCGAAGGCTCGGCCCCGTGCCGACGACTCGGAAGCCTGCCGTTCGGTTGTCCGGCGACCACGCCATTGCGGTCGGGGCCCAGCTTCCGGCCTGGAATCGCTTGTAAGAGTTCACGGTCGGCGCGTAGCACACCATCAGTTCGGGCACGTAGCGCATCCATCCGGCGAGGAACCAGCGAAACACGTCTGAGCAGGCGATGCCGGATAGGTCTCCGTCGCCGGGGAAGGCGTTGGTCAGCTCTCCGTCTGAGTCTGTCCATAGACTCACGTGGAGGTGAGAACTGGAACCCGCCTGCGAGGCGTCCGGCTTGGCCATGAAGGTGACGCTGCATCCGAGTTGGTCGGACACCTCTTTCACCGCCTGCTTGAGCACGAGGTGGCGGTCAGCCATGTCCAGGACCGGCGCGTAGCGGATGTTCAACTCGTGCTGTCCCCTGCCGAACTCCCCCTTGGTCGACTCGACGGGTACTCTGGACGCGGCAAGGTGTCGGCGGAACGTGCCGTTCAGGTCTTCGGTGCGTGATCCCTGCAGCAGGTTGTAGTCTTCAAGGTACCAGCCGACCTCGGCCAGGTCTCTATACCCGTTCCGGGCAGCCTCCATGTATGAGGTCCGATACTCGTAGTACTCAAGCTCCGAGCCAGCCATAGCCTCGAACCCACCTGAGCGCAGTCGCTCGATCTGTTTGCGTAGTATCGACCTCGGTGCTACGGCGACAGGCTCGTGTGAAGGTTCCAGTTCCGCGTCGCAGATTACCAGCGCTGTCCGGTCGAGCCATGACAGCTTGCGGACTGTCCCGAGGTCGGGAGCCAAGTGCACATCGCCGTAGCCGAGGTCCCAGTTGGAGAAGTCGTATCCAGCGACCGGCTCCATCTCCATATCCACTGCGAAGAGGTAGTCGCAGGCGTGAGTGCCGCCGGCCACGTCGGTCAGGAAGAACGAGGCGTCGAGGCGCTTACCCATCAACCTGCCGTAGAGGTCAGGGAAGCTGAGGATGACGGTGTCGATGGAGCCGCTGTCGACGGCTGAGCGGAGGTCGTCGACGGTCAGCATTCCGGGAACACTAGTCTGTTCCGAGGTCACGTTGTTTGCCTCCTGTTGGCTGGTACTGGCGCGTGCGGCGTCAATGTAGGTTACAGGATTGTTCTGAGTCCTACTTTTCACCCTCACCCCAGCCCTCTCCCGTCAAGGGAGAGGGGGCGATTCGTCTAGTTTGGGGCGCTGGTTAGGAGGAAGCCGCCGTCTACGGGGAGGGTTACGCCGGTGACGAAGCGGGCCTCGTCGCTGGCGAGGTATAGGGCTGCGTAGCCGATGTCCCAGCCCTGCCCTTCTACGGGGAGCGGTGTGGAGGTCTGACGCATCTCGCGGGCGTCGGGCGAACTGCTCTCTAGGCGGGGAGTCCACATCAGGCCGGGCATGATGCAGTTGACCCGGATGTTGTCGGCGGCGTGGTCGACGGCCATTGCTCTGGTGAGGCCGACGACGGCCGACTTGTTGACCGTATACGGGGCTGACGACCGCATAGCCTTGGGCCTGAGGGCCGTCACGGATGACACGTTGATGATCGAGCCGCCTCCGCTGTCTCTCATGCGGGGAACGGCGTAGCGGCCCATGTTGATCATGCTCATCAGGTTGACTGACATGCTGCGGGACCAGTCTTCGTCTGTAGCGTCCACAACACTGCCGGAGCCGCCTCCGCCTCCTACGTTGTTGTGCAGGATGTGAAGGCCGCCGTAGCGCTCGATAGCAGCATCGACGACGTTCCTACAGTCGTCGGGGTTGGTGACGTCCGCAGAGGCGGTCATGGCCTCTCCGCCTTCTTCCTGGATGATCTCGCGAGTCGCGTCGGCCCATTCGGGTACGGCATCCACCAGCACGACGCGTGCGCCTGCACGGGCGAACAGGATGGCGGCAGAGGCGCCGTTGCCGACGCCCTGTCCTCCGTAGGTGCCCGCGCCACTAACTATGGCGACTTTGCCGCTCAGACGGTTGGTTGGTGTGCTCTCTGTACTCATGGTGACAAGTCTCCCGAGACGCCGTGCGATCTATTCCTGTTCGAATACGTGGAGGTACATGAAGGCGCCGGTGAAGGTTGTCGCCTCCTCGCAGTGTCCTCCGACCATTTCGCCTGAGGGGCGAGCGGCGGCGAGGTGGATGTGGACGCGGATGCCGCCCTCGGGTAGGGGCTGGATGTAGCCGTCTGCGGTGACGAGTTCGAGGTTTTCGTCGATGACGGTCCTCTCGAACTCGGGGGAATTGTCATCGTCGAAGCCGCAGAGGTTGCGGAGTTTGAGCTGCCTGAGACTGCCGATGCAGGATGAGATGGCGGCCTCGCGGATGCCCTCTGAGAGGGCGAATTCTTCAAGGTCGGCGACGAGGTTCTCGCTGGCCTGGAAGCGTCGGTAGATGACGGGCGAGTTGGTTGGTTCCCATCTCTGCATGGCGTGCTCTCCTGAGGTGAAATCGCGGTTGCCGTATAGGTGGCTGAGTGGTGGGGCGAATATACAAAGTGGATGGAGAGGCGTCAATGTGGGGGCGGCTTGAGTTTCGTTGACGGTGTATTGGGCGTGTGGTAATTTTGGCCCACCCCCGTATCTGAGTACGGGGGCATGGTTTGACCATTGAGATGGGCGCGTCGTGGCGCGCGAAAGGAGCAACTGGATATGCCTCAAACCAGAGAGGCCGCGATCGTCGGTATTCACGAGTACCCGCTGAGGGTCGTTGGCCCCAACGTCAGCGCACTTCAGATCAAGGCCGCGTCGGCCGCCCGCGCGTTGGAAGACGCCGGGCTGAGCTGGAGCGACGTTGACGCTGTGTACGACAACGGCAGCCACCAGAACATTGGCGGGCTTGGAATCTCGGAATACTTCGGCCTCAAGCCGAGACTGATCGACAACACAGCGGTCGGCGGGACGTCGTACGAGTTCCATGCCAATCATGCCGCGACGATGATCGCTGCCGGCAAGTGCGACGTCGCTCTCATTACCTACGGCTCCACTGCCCACTCGGATAGGCGCCGGATCGGTACGGGCGGAGCTGCGGGAGGAGGCATACCCAACCCTGCGACGAACATGGAGGCGTCCTGGGGTCAGACGCTGATCGCCAACTACGCGATGGTCAAGAACCGGCACATGCACCAGTACGGTACGACCAACGAGCAGTTCGCTCACATCTCGATTGCGACGCGCAAGCACGCGATGCGAAATCCTGAGGCGGTCGAGGCTATGACCGACCTGGAGTTCGTGGGCATTCGCGAGCTGACCGTCGAGGACGTGGTGGACTCGCGGATGATCGCGTGGCCGCTGAGGCTTCTTGAGTGCTGCATGATCTCCGACGGCGGCGGCGCAGTAATAATGGCGTCCAAGGAGGTCGCCGCGAACTGCGCGAAGAAGCCTGTGTGGGTGATTGGCGGCGGAGAGGCGACCAAGTACCGCGAGAACGGCGGCGACATCACCGTCAGCGCGGGAGCGCAGTCCGGTCCGAGGGCGTTCGCGGACGCTGGTGTTACGCCAGACGAGATCGACGTGCTCATGGCGTACGACTCGTTCTCGATAACCGTCATGTGCATGATCGAGGACCTCGGCTTCTGCAATAAGGGAGAAGGTGGAGAGTTCGTCGCGCAGGGTCACCTGACATTCGACGACCCGCGCAAGCTCGCGATCAACACGGACGGCGGCGGACTGTCGTCGAACCACCCGGGAGAGCGGGGCATCTACCTGCTGATCGAGGCGGCAAGGCAGTTGAGGGGCGAATCCACCTCGCAGGTCGACGACGCGAAGCTGGCGGTTGCCGTGGGCAACGGCGGTCAGCTTGGGTCGAGGCACGCGACAGGCGTAACCATTCTCGCAGCCGACTAAGTCACGTATCACCCACTCCCCAGCGTCGAACCGCCGGGGGACTCACCAGGAGAATCAATCCAATGACAGAACAAGCACTGAGGCCACAGCCGAGATTCCCGGAGCAGGACACGGAGCCGTTCTGGGAGGCCACCAAGCGACGCGAGTTGACCTACCAGACGTGTGACGACTGCGACGAGGTGATCTTCTACCCACGCGCGCACTGCACCGGGTGTCTATCCGGCAACGTCTCGTGGAACGTGTCCGCCGGTAAAGGCGAGGTCTACACGTTCAGCGTGGTCATGCAGAACTACCACCCAGCGTTTAAGGACCTGGGGCCCTACGCGTTGGCGTACGTTGACCTCGACGAGGGGTTCCGCATCATGACCAATATCGTGGATGTCGACAACCCGATCGAGGACGTCAACTGCGGCATGAGGGTGGAGCTCACCTGGATAGACCAGGGCGAGGGCGAGATAGCACTGCCGGTGTTCAAGCCCGCATAGGGGCGGTTCCGATGGACTTTAGATTCACGCCAGAACAGGACGAGTGGCGACGGGAAGTACGCTCGACCATCGAGTCGCTGATCACTCCCGACCTTCGGGAGGAGATGGAGAGCGATGACGACGTAGGTCCCGGGCCTGCGGGCAAGCAGTTTATGCGCGAGCTTGGCAGTCGCGGGCTTCTCGGCATCTCCTGGCCCGAGGAGTACGGCGGACTGGGCCGGTCTCTCATGGACCAGTACATCTTCTCCGAGGAGGTCGGCAGCTTCGGCGGCCTGTACACCAACGGCACGGCGGTGAACATGGTCGGGCCGACGATCATGAACGTCGGAGACGACGAGCAGCGCGCCGAGTGGCTGCCCAAGATGCTCAGCGGCGAGGTCGAGTGTGCTCTTGGCTACACCGAGCCGGGAGCTGGGACCGATCTGGCCGGACTTCAGACACGCGCCGTCGTCGACGGCGACGACTACGTCATCAACGGACAGAAGCTGTTCACAAGCGCCGGGCACTTCTCGTCGCACGTGTGGCTACTGGCTCGAACTGACACCGAGGTCAGGAAGCACCGTGGGCTGTCTGTGTTCCTGGTGCCTATGGACTCGGACGGCATTTCCGTCCGTCCCCTGTGGCGCATGGACAGCGGGCGCACCAACGAGGTGTTCTTCGATAACGTGCGCATCCCACGCCAGAACCTGATCGGCGAACCCAACCGCGGCTGGTACCACGTCGCTATGGCGCTGGACTTCGAGAGGGTCAGCATCGGATCACGCTACACGGGTCTGATGCGCAGGCTCAACAAACTCGTCGAATACGCTAACGAGACCGAGATAGATGGCCAGCCGCTGTCACGCGATCCTCACTTCAGGACGCGGTTCGCGGAGATCGGCATGAAGCTGGAGACGGTCAGGTTGCTGTCGTACCGGACGGCCTGGATGATCGACCAGGGGATCGTGCCTAACTACGAGAGCTCTGCACTGAAGATAGTCGCGACTGACCTGATACAGGAGGTTGCTGACTTCGGGTTCGAGCTTCTGGGTTTGTACGGACAGCTCACGAAGAACTCGCCGTTCTGCATG contains:
- a CDS encoding CoA transferase — protein: MTQLFDGITVLDFSQGMAGSVATMVMSDFGAEVIKVEPPGGDPYRSHPASLLWNRGKKSVVLDLETAEGRRQARALARSADAVVESFVPGDAAALGVDYETLKADNPGLVYTSITAFGDSGPYAHYRPYEALVSAKSGRYMSFAGQNGREGPNYGAVQVASHGAAMAAVRGAVAALMIRDRTGVGQHVQTSLLRSITYYDLSQFLVWQMMINFPENFPDDPTVIASRPAPIQYLAVRSKDGRWLQLANLMERLFIAEIHAIGLGHLLEDPRYASAPFLDDDPREEMREFILDKMQEKTLEEWMDLFINVEGDVAAEPFMTSIEALDHPQLVHNGAVKKVNDPTVGQMRQLGPLFHMEASQPQIQGPAPQVGEHTDDVLSRLSSTPSAVGAGFKPAPTNTPADAPAHPLEGVTVLDMSTVIAGPLAGSLLAEMGARVIRIETLTGDWMRGHYNGLASNRTMAGTEGLSIDLKTAEGQDILTRLLPNVDVVLHNMRPGAPERVGIGIEQVRALRPDAVYAYLGGYGSSGPHSHRPAMHPIGGAVGGGVMAQISDGALPAENADMTMDELRSVSRQLGRANEVNPDPNTAMVTATAITMALYGRQRHGDKQYVETTMIGSNAYVNADDFFDYEGRPQRPVIDADGYGTNALFRLYQTPDGWVFLACPFEDEWPRLCSALGRPDLLEEPRFITPDARNDNDDALASELATIFADRPALEWEKLLTSADIGCVQTEDRGMYHFFAEDEHVAQTGLTVDVSHLKYGEFWRYAPILEFSKTPCVAGGGITRGQHTFPILRELGFTDAQILKMREKRVLDWEEIE
- a CDS encoding metallophosphoesterase family protein → MIIGLLTDTHLPNLIRQLEELGPEPAEFFSSVDLILHGGDLTAPYVLDWLEQFAPVLCSTGNNDPIPDSRCEDVQVFDVEGWRIGMTHSLEGQFRPMSVLSQYFPSPVDIMIAGHTHEERLEHRDGVTLINSGSITFPHHKELRLGTVGLLELTQHQLKASVFPLGETEGRPNPGREIALELHRNGDGHVSVSPQEGS
- a CDS encoding glutamine synthetase, with translation MLTVDDLRSAVDSGSIDTVILSFPDLYGRLMGKRLDASFFLTDVAGGTHACDYLFAVDMEMEPVAGYDFSNWDLGYGDVHLAPDLGTVRKLSWLDRTALVICDAELEPSHEPVAVAPRSILRKQIERLRSGGFEAMAGSELEYYEYRTSYMEAARNGYRDLAEVGWYLEDYNLLQGSRTEDLNGTFRRHLAASRVPVESTKGEFGRGQHELNIRYAPVLDMADRHLVLKQAVKEVSDQLGCSVTFMAKPDASQAGSSSHLHVSLWTDSDGELTNAFPGDGDLSGIACSDVFRWFLAGWMRYVPELMVCYAPTVNSYKRFQAGSWAPTAMAWSPDNRTAGFRVVGTGPSLRIECRIPGADVNPYLAYSAVIASGLAGIEHQIEPPPAYIGDVYAASEEQMLPRSLEEAVDRFRNSALARTAFGEDVVAHYAHFFTTEAGAYRNTVTDWERTRYFERILERCPQH
- a CDS encoding SDR family oxidoreductase produces the protein MSTESTPTNRLSGKVAIVSGAGTYGGQGVGNGASAAILFARAGARVVLVDAVPEWADATREIIQEEGGEAMTASADVTNPDDCRNVVDAAIERYGGLHILHNNVGGGGGSGSVVDATDEDWSRSMSVNLMSMINMGRYAVPRMRDSGGGSIINVSSVTALRPKAMRSSAPYTVNKSAVVGLTRAMAVDHAADNIRVNCIMPGLMWTPRLESSSPDAREMRQTSTPLPVEGQGWDIGYAALYLASDEARFVTGVTLPVDGGFLLTSAPN
- a CDS encoding DNA-binding protein, producing the protein MQRWEPTNSPVIYRRFQASENLVADLEEFALSEGIREAAISSCIGSLRQLKLRNLCGFDDDNSPEFERTVIDENLELVTADGYIQPLPEGGIRVHIHLAAARPSGEMVGGHCEEATTFTGAFMYLHVFEQE
- a CDS encoding thiolase domain-containing protein (Catalyzes the synthesis of acetoacetyl coenzyme A from two molecules of acetyl coenzyme A. It can also act as a thiolase, catalyzing the reverse reaction and generating two-carbon units from the four-carbon product of fatty acid oxidation); this translates as MPQTREAAIVGIHEYPLRVVGPNVSALQIKAASAARALEDAGLSWSDVDAVYDNGSHQNIGGLGISEYFGLKPRLIDNTAVGGTSYEFHANHAATMIAAGKCDVALITYGSTAHSDRRRIGTGGAAGGGIPNPATNMEASWGQTLIANYAMVKNRHMHQYGTTNEQFAHISIATRKHAMRNPEAVEAMTDLEFVGIRELTVEDVVDSRMIAWPLRLLECCMISDGGGAVIMASKEVAANCAKKPVWVIGGGEATKYRENGGDITVSAGAQSGPRAFADAGVTPDEIDVLMAYDSFSITVMCMIEDLGFCNKGEGGEFVAQGHLTFDDPRKLAINTDGGGLSSNHPGERGIYLLIEAARQLRGESTSQVDDAKLAVAVGNGGQLGSRHATGVTILAAD
- a CDS encoding Zn-ribbon domain-containing OB-fold protein, translated to MTEQALRPQPRFPEQDTEPFWEATKRRELTYQTCDDCDEVIFYPRAHCTGCLSGNVSWNVSAGKGEVYTFSVVMQNYHPAFKDLGPYALAYVDLDEGFRIMTNIVDVDNPIEDVNCGMRVELTWIDQGEGEIALPVFKPA
- a CDS encoding acyl-CoA dehydrogenase family protein, with product MDFRFTPEQDEWRREVRSTIESLITPDLREEMESDDDVGPGPAGKQFMRELGSRGLLGISWPEEYGGLGRSLMDQYIFSEEVGSFGGLYTNGTAVNMVGPTIMNVGDDEQRAEWLPKMLSGEVECALGYTEPGAGTDLAGLQTRAVVDGDDYVINGQKLFTSAGHFSSHVWLLARTDTEVRKHRGLSVFLVPMDSDGISVRPLWRMDSGRTNEVFFDNVRIPRQNLIGEPNRGWYHVAMALDFERVSIGSRYTGLMRRLNKLVEYANETEIDGQPLSRDPHFRTRFAEIGMKLETVRLLSYRTAWMIDQGIVPNYESSALKIVATDLIQEVADFGFELLGLYGQLTKNSPFCMLDGEMEQTYRSGIFLRFGGGANEVQRNIIAQRGLGMPREGSEPRQDLRSPQAAAGRT